The following are from one region of the Novosphingobium humi genome:
- a CDS encoding YeiH family protein, translating to MTTQSLSSHPELPGSALLPGLALCLTVTGGALILQRIEAAVFGRTWLEALVLAILIGTTVRTVWTPDKRWFPGITFSAKVLLELAVVLLGASVSAATIMAAGAGLLIGIAFVVCAAIASSYLIGRLLGLPTRMALLVACGNSICGNSAIAAVAPVIGADGEDVAASIGFTAVLGVVVVLMLPLLAFGLHLSGHQFGALAGLTVYAVPQVIAAAAPGGATAVQMGTLVKLVRVLMLGPVCLILSLIAPKLREEADELPPHVTTGERPALGRPPLHHLVPWFIIGFLGLMGLRSFGLIPQAALAPANEAATLLTVVSMAALGLGVDVRTVAHAGGRVTAAVVLSLLVLGAISLGLIHLLGLA from the coding sequence GTGACGACACAGAGCCTGTCCAGCCACCCCGAACTGCCCGGCAGCGCCCTTCTGCCTGGCCTCGCACTATGCCTGACCGTGACCGGAGGCGCCCTCATCCTGCAACGGATCGAAGCGGCGGTTTTCGGGCGCACCTGGTTGGAAGCGCTCGTCCTCGCGATCCTGATCGGCACAACCGTCCGCACCGTCTGGACGCCGGACAAGCGCTGGTTTCCCGGCATCACGTTCAGCGCCAAGGTTCTGCTCGAACTCGCCGTTGTCCTGCTGGGCGCCTCGGTCAGCGCAGCGACGATCATGGCCGCCGGAGCGGGCCTGTTGATCGGCATCGCCTTCGTGGTCTGTGCAGCCATCGCCAGCAGCTATCTGATCGGGCGATTGCTGGGGCTGCCGACGCGAATGGCGCTGCTCGTCGCCTGCGGCAATTCGATCTGCGGCAACTCGGCCATTGCCGCAGTGGCGCCGGTGATCGGCGCGGACGGCGAGGACGTTGCGGCCTCGATCGGCTTTACCGCCGTATTGGGCGTGGTGGTCGTGCTGATGCTGCCGCTGCTCGCCTTTGGCCTGCACCTGAGCGGCCACCAGTTCGGCGCGCTTGCAGGCCTCACCGTCTATGCCGTGCCGCAGGTGATCGCCGCCGCCGCGCCCGGTGGGGCCACCGCCGTCCAGATGGGGACGCTCGTCAAGCTGGTGCGCGTGCTGATGCTTGGCCCGGTCTGCCTGATCCTTTCGCTGATCGCGCCAAAGCTGCGCGAGGAAGCCGACGAATTGCCCCCGCATGTGACCACCGGCGAACGCCCCGCCCTTGGCAGGCCGCCCCTGCACCACCTCGTGCCATGGTTCATCATCGGTTTTCTCGGCCTGATGGGGCTGCGTTCCTTCGGCCTGATCCCGCAGGCCGCGCTGGCTCCGGCGAACGAAGCCGCCACGTTGCTCACCGTCGTCTCGATGGCAGCGCTCGGTCTGGGGGTCGATGTCCGCACGGTGGCCCATGCCGGAGGCCGCGTGACCGCTGCTGTCGTCCTCTCGCTCCTCGTGCTCGGGGCGATCAGCCTCGGCCTGATCCACCTGCTGGGGCTGGCCTGA
- a CDS encoding LysR family transcriptional regulator: MTLEQLRIFVAVAEREHMTRAADAVGVTQSAASAAIATLEARHAIKLFHRVGRGIELTDAGRFFLGEARAVLTRAAEAELALGEYAGLKRGHLRLVASQTIAAYWLPERLAAFHRRYPEIELSVAIANTEGAARSVRDGEAELGFIEGAVDDPSLAYWKVGEDRMLLVSSTPAEAITNAWLAAAPWVMREPGSGTRSTFEAAIQDRGLDPHTLNVVLTLPSNEAVLAAVRAGVGSAMLSQLVVTPLLEARALFALPLALPPRPFHGLRQKERYRSKAADALLDTIKSFNAQPDWVI, from the coding sequence ATGACCTTGGAACAGCTTCGCATTTTCGTCGCCGTTGCCGAACGCGAGCACATGACACGGGCGGCGGACGCTGTGGGCGTCACCCAGTCCGCCGCTTCTGCCGCCATCGCCACGCTGGAGGCACGGCACGCCATCAAGCTGTTCCACCGGGTCGGGCGCGGCATCGAGTTGACCGATGCCGGTCGCTTCTTCCTCGGTGAGGCGCGGGCCGTCCTGACGCGGGCGGCCGAGGCGGAACTGGCGCTTGGCGAATATGCCGGGCTCAAGCGCGGCCATCTGCGGCTCGTGGCCAGCCAGACCATCGCCGCGTACTGGCTGCCCGAGCGATTGGCCGCTTTTCACCGCCGCTATCCCGAGATCGAACTCTCCGTCGCAATCGCCAACACCGAAGGCGCCGCACGCAGCGTGCGGGACGGCGAGGCCGAACTGGGCTTCATTGAAGGGGCGGTCGATGATCCGTCGCTCGCGTACTGGAAGGTGGGCGAAGACCGCATGTTGCTGGTGAGCAGCACCCCCGCCGAGGCGATCACCAACGCATGGCTGGCGGCGGCCCCATGGGTGATGCGCGAGCCCGGATCCGGCACGCGCTCGACCTTCGAGGCCGCTATTCAGGATCGAGGCCTCGACCCGCACACGCTCAACGTGGTGCTGACCTTGCCGTCCAACGAGGCCGTTCTTGCGGCGGTGCGCGCGGGCGTGGGCAGCGCGATGCTGTCCCAGTTGGTCGTAACCCCGCTGCTGGAAGCCCGCGCGCTGTTCGCGCTGCCGCTCGCGCTTCCCCCGCGCCCGTTCCACGGGCTGCGACAGAAGGAGCGTTACCGGAGCAAGGCGGCCGACGCGTTGCTCGATACGATCAAGAGCTTCAACGCGCAGCCGGACTGGGTGATCTGA
- a CDS encoding DUF1592 domain-containing protein → MRRIGANHFGRAGLTISLLALAATSALHSAPPHPAPASSDASNDIFNDKATLSMVEDYCASCHNDIDEAGSLSFDDLRGDDIPQGRRAEIWEAILRKVSQDEMPPHTKRQPPPEMRAAFVRWVAAGRDAFAAVHPDPGRATLRRLNRVEYAAAVRDLLALNVDVSRELPQDNSGYGFDNIADVLSVSPTLVERYVAVGTKVARLATGIDRPRPSVASYIVPKDGSIMNSGRPAYNERMSEDLPPASRGGGVMDFYARAAGDYDVVGWLNANTNNESDRLPQDRVSARVRLGAGAHRIGMAFRRDVAPDESVQFLRNNLDEVPLPVNKPVMLPLDVLVDGRRAATLMVPSYRLSDRYAQQNFPRDVMEIDVAGPTVIIGAQDTPSRRRIFTCRPANAAQEDGCARQILGNLARRAYRRTIAPDDFSPLLRAYAGERAAGGQFERGIEAGVAALLVSPHFLFQAESDPAGAAPGTVHPVADRDLATRLSLFLWSSLPDETLLRLAETHQLHRPDVLAAQAMRMLDDPRAKALTRHFAGQWLYLRNLDQQRPDTDVFPQFDTRLRGAMAAETELFFAHLVKTNGSLLDFLSSDYTFLNQRLAEHYGIPGVRGTAMRKVALDPRWGRGGLLGQASILTVTSYGNHTSVVKRGKWVLENLLSSPPPPPPPDVPALKTMHDGKLLSAREQLELHRADPACAACHVRMDPIGFAMENYDAIGARRTMDAGQVIDASATLPDGTRFAGLPGLRRILLARKNQFTQAFTEKLMTYALGRGIIAGDRPQIRAIARMGAADNFRIRTVIRGIVLSDAFRLRKVPAGAAQMTLNATTLNTATLNTNGGSLRP, encoded by the coding sequence ATGCGCCGCATCGGGGCAAACCATTTCGGACGCGCGGGTCTGACGATCAGCCTGCTGGCGCTGGCCGCCACAAGCGCCCTGCATTCGGCGCCGCCCCATCCGGCGCCAGCCTCCAGCGACGCCTCCAACGACATTTTCAACGATAAGGCTACGCTGTCGATGGTCGAGGATTACTGCGCCTCGTGCCACAACGATATTGACGAGGCCGGATCGCTCTCTTTCGATGACCTGCGCGGGGATGACATACCGCAGGGCAGACGGGCCGAAATCTGGGAAGCGATCCTGCGCAAAGTGTCGCAGGATGAAATGCCGCCCCACACCAAGCGCCAGCCACCGCCCGAAATGCGCGCCGCCTTTGTGCGCTGGGTGGCGGCCGGGCGCGATGCCTTTGCCGCGGTCCATCCCGATCCGGGCCGGGCCACGCTGCGGCGATTGAACCGGGTGGAATATGCAGCAGCGGTGCGCGATCTGCTGGCGCTCAATGTCGATGTCTCGCGCGAGTTGCCGCAGGACAATTCGGGCTATGGTTTCGACAATATCGCCGATGTCCTGTCCGTCTCGCCCACGCTGGTCGAACGCTATGTGGCGGTGGGCACGAAAGTGGCGCGTCTGGCCACCGGGATCGACCGCCCGCGCCCTTCGGTGGCCAGCTATATCGTGCCCAAGGACGGCTCGATCATGAATTCCGGCCGCCCGGCCTATAATGAACGGATGAGCGAGGATCTGCCGCCCGCCTCGCGCGGGGGCGGGGTCATGGATTTCTATGCCCGGGCGGCGGGTGATTATGATGTGGTGGGCTGGCTCAACGCCAACACCAACAATGAAAGCGACCGCCTGCCCCAGGACCGGGTGAGCGCGCGGGTGCGGCTGGGCGCGGGGGCGCACCGGATCGGCATGGCGTTCCGCCGCGATGTGGCGCCCGATGAAAGCGTCCAGTTCCTGCGCAACAATCTGGATGAAGTGCCTTTGCCGGTGAACAAGCCGGTGATGCTGCCCCTCGATGTGCTGGTGGACGGGCGGCGGGCGGCCACACTGATGGTGCCCTCCTATCGGCTGTCGGACCGCTATGCGCAGCAGAATTTCCCGCGTGATGTGATGGAAATCGACGTGGCGGGGCCGACCGTCATCATCGGCGCGCAGGACACGCCAAGCCGCCGCCGCATCTTTACCTGCCGCCCGGCCAATGCAGCGCAGGAAGATGGCTGCGCAAGGCAGATCTTGGGCAATCTGGCCCGCCGCGCCTATCGTCGCACGATCGCGCCGGATGATTTTTCGCCTCTGCTGCGCGCCTATGCGGGCGAACGCGCCGCCGGGGGCCAGTTCGAGCGCGGGATAGAGGCGGGCGTGGCGGCGCTGCTGGTCTCGCCCCATTTCCTGTTTCAGGCCGAGAGCGATCCGGCAGGCGCCGCCCCCGGCACCGTTCATCCCGTGGCGGATCGCGATCTGGCCACGCGCCTCTCGCTGTTCCTGTGGAGCAGCCTGCCCGATGAAACGCTGCTGCGGCTGGCCGAAACGCATCAGTTGCACCGGCCGGACGTTCTGGCCGCGCAGGCGATGCGGATGCTGGATGATCCCCGCGCCAAGGCGTTGACCCGGCACTTTGCGGGCCAGTGGCTCTATCTGCGCAATCTGGACCAACAGCGGCCCGACACCGATGTCTTCCCCCAATTCGACACGCGGCTGCGCGGCGCGATGGCGGCGGAAACCGAATTGTTCTTTGCCCATCTGGTCAAAACCAACGGCAGCCTGCTCGATTTCCTCTCCAGCGATTACACTTTCCTCAACCAGCGGCTGGCCGAACATTACGGCATTCCCGGCGTGCGCGGCACCGCCATGCGCAAGGTGGCGCTCGATCCGCGCTGGGGCCGGGGCGGATTGCTGGGTCAGGCCAGCATCCTGACTGTCACCTCCTATGGCAACCACACCAGCGTGGTGAAGCGCGGCAAATGGGTGCTGGAAAACCTGCTTTCCTCGCCCCCGCCGCCGCCGCCGCCCGATGTGCCCGCGCTGAAGACCATGCATGACGGCAAATTGCTGTCGGCGCGCGAACAATTGGAGCTGCACCGCGCCGATCCGGCCTGCGCGGCCTGTCATGTGCGGATGGACCCGATTGGCTTTGCCATGGAAAACTATGACGCCATCGGCGCGCGCCGCACGATGGATGCGGGGCAGGTAATCGACGCCAGCGCCACTTTGCCCGACGGCACGCGCTTTGCGGGCCTGCCGGGGCTGCGCCGCATCCTGCTGGCGCGCAAGAATCAGTTTACGCAGGCCTTCACCGAAAAACTGATGACCTATGCGCTGGGGCGCGGGATCATTGCGGGCGACCGGCCCCAGATCCGCGCCATCGCCCGCATGGGCGCCGCCGACAATTTCCGCATCCGCACCGTCATTCGCGGCATCGTCCTGTCCGATGCCTTCCGCCTGCGCAAAGTGCCCGCCGGGGCCGCGCAGATGACCTTGAACGCCACCACCTTGAACACCGCCACCTTGAACACAAACGGGGGGAGCCTTCGCCCATGA
- a CDS encoding DUF1552 domain-containing protein, giving the protein MMIPRPILSRRTLLRGAGAAMALPFLEAMAPSAKAADRVARPRRLFVFYTPNGMMMDQFRPAATGMDYALPPTLTPLEKFKSRMSVITGLGHPQAAAMGDLSAGHGRSCPAFLTGTHVRQTEGTDIRCAISMDQAYARHLGDATALPSIEAGIDQPSLLGSCDIGYSCAYTNGLSWMSPTVPLPVAANPAEIFERMFGDGDAIDPAAQAARLRRQASLLDFVREDAARLNRQLGVEDRRKLDEYLTATRDIERRIQRAANTPMAQAGIERPAGIPDSFDEHVRLMLDLQVLAMQADITRVATFMAGREISNRTYPEIGVPDSHHMLSHHGQMAEKKAKLAQINRYHMTYFAYLLEKMAAVRDGEASLLDTSFVLRGSAFGDSNEHDFMDLPIVVAGGLVRHVGHARVEKGTTMSNLLLTGLQAVGMPIEKFGDSTGALKELALA; this is encoded by the coding sequence ATGATGATCCCGCGCCCCATCCTTTCCCGCCGCACCCTGCTGCGCGGGGCAGGCGCCGCCATGGCCCTGCCTTTTCTGGAGGCGATGGCGCCATCGGCCAAGGCCGCCGACCGCGTGGCCCGACCGCGCCGGTTGTTCGTGTTCTATACGCCCAACGGCATGATGATGGACCAGTTCCGCCCCGCAGCAACGGGGATGGATTACGCGCTGCCGCCCACGCTGACCCCTTTGGAAAAATTCAAAAGCCGGATGAGCGTCATCACCGGCCTTGGCCATCCGCAGGCCGCCGCGATGGGCGATCTTTCGGCGGGGCATGGGCGCTCGTGCCCGGCTTTCCTGACCGGCACCCATGTCCGCCAGACCGAGGGCACCGACATTCGCTGCGCCATTTCGATGGATCAGGCCTATGCGCGCCATCTGGGCGATGCCACGGCGCTGCCCTCGATCGAGGCGGGGATTGACCAGCCCAGCCTGCTGGGCAGTTGCGACATCGGCTATAGCTGTGCTTATACCAACGGGCTTTCGTGGATGAGCCCGACGGTGCCCCTGCCGGTGGCGGCCAATCCGGCCGAGATTTTCGAGCGCATGTTTGGCGATGGCGATGCGATCGACCCGGCCGCCCAAGCCGCAAGGCTGCGCCGTCAGGCCAGCCTGCTCGATTTCGTGCGCGAGGATGCGGCAAGGCTGAACCGGCAATTGGGCGTGGAGGACCGGCGCAAGCTGGACGAATATCTGACCGCCACGCGCGACATCGAGCGCCGCATCCAACGCGCCGCCAACACCCCGATGGCGCAGGCCGGGATCGAGCGTCCGGCGGGCATTCCCGACAGTTTCGATGAGCATGTCCGCCTGATGCTCGACCTTCAGGTGCTGGCCATGCAGGCCGACATCACGCGCGTCGCCACCTTTATGGCCGGGCGCGAAATCAGCAACCGCACCTATCCCGAAATCGGCGTGCCTGATTCGCACCATATGCTCAGCCATCACGGACAGATGGCGGAAAAGAAGGCGAAACTGGCGCAGATCAACCGTTATCACATGACCTATTTTGCCTATCTGCTGGAAAAGATGGCGGCGGTGCGCGATGGCGAGGCCAGCCTGCTCGACACCAGTTTTGTGCTGCGCGGGTCGGCCTTTGGCGATTCCAACGAGCATGATTTCATGGACCTGCCCATTGTGGTCGCGGGCGGATTGGTGCGCCATGTCGGCCATGCGCGGGTGGAAAAGGGCACCACCATGTCGAACCTGCTGCTGACCGGATTGCAGGCGGTGGGCATGCCCATCGAAAAATTTGGCGACAGCACCGGCGCGCTCAAGGAATTGGCCCTTGCGTAA
- a CDS encoding ankyrin repeat domain-containing protein — protein MRKVWLLAALVAAPVQAQELADAIRLGDERGVAASLAQANRPLAYGETPLMLAVSHQDRGAVRALIRAGARVNAVDQDGVGALWLACEMGDAGMIGALLDAGADPRRARSDGATPLHLCARFAPVSVVERMAHGEVDLRDARGQTPLMWAASSGRAEAVSALLRAGASARAVSQGGFTPLLFAVKSGSVAAVSALLAAGADATARGPENTSAAQLAAYQGRWDVLRLLIERGGVDLNERDREGWQLLHRAAAGGDVGLIRLLIARGAAVEGLSGPSHITWVTEANFGVAPPPVPPKAPLLMAAEAGQADAMKALIAAGAKADFVAQDGENLLIAAARSRTLTALDAALAALPKPELVDAKGNSALHVLAGSRPAADLAAMFMAMARAGARPDLANARGATPAKIAAGAQTEVRNAFLAAFPQAQAGQASPAT, from the coding sequence TTGCGTAAGGTTTGGCTGCTGGCCGCGCTTGTGGCCGCGCCGGTTCAGGCGCAGGAATTGGCCGACGCGATACGTCTGGGTGACGAGCGCGGGGTGGCGGCCTCTCTGGCTCAGGCCAATCGCCCTCTGGCCTATGGTGAAACGCCGCTGATGCTGGCCGTGTCGCATCAGGATCGCGGGGCCGTGCGGGCGCTGATCCGGGCCGGGGCGCGGGTCAATGCGGTGGATCAGGATGGCGTGGGCGCGCTGTGGCTGGCCTGCGAAATGGGCGATGCGGGCATGATCGGGGCTTTGCTGGATGCGGGCGCCGATCCGCGACGCGCGCGCAGCGACGGCGCCACGCCCCTGCATCTGTGCGCCCGTTTCGCGCCTGTCTCGGTGGTGGAGCGGATGGCCCATGGCGAGGTCGATCTGCGCGATGCGCGGGGGCAAACGCCTTTGATGTGGGCGGCATCATCGGGCCGGGCAGAGGCGGTTTCGGCTCTGCTCCGCGCCGGGGCTTCGGCAAGAGCGGTGTCGCAGGGTGGTTTTACCCCTTTGCTCTTTGCGGTGAAATCGGGGTCTGTTGCGGCGGTCTCGGCCTTGCTGGCGGCGGGGGCCGATGCAACGGCGCGCGGGCCGGAAAACACCAGCGCGGCGCAACTGGCCGCCTATCAGGGACGCTGGGATGTGCTGCGCCTGTTGATCGAACGCGGGGGCGTCGACCTGAACGAGCGCGACCGCGAAGGCTGGCAATTGCTGCACCGGGCCGCCGCCGGGGGCGATGTGGGCCTGATCCGCCTGCTGATCGCGCGGGGCGCGGCGGTGGAGGGGCTTTCCGGCCCCTCGCACATCACATGGGTGACCGAGGCCAATTTCGGTGTTGCGCCGCCGCCGGTGCCGCCCAAAGCGCCGCTGTTGATGGCCGCCGAGGCAGGTCAGGCCGATGCGATGAAAGCGCTGATCGCGGCAGGGGCCAAAGCGGATTTCGTGGCGCAGGATGGCGAAAACCTGTTGATCGCGGCGGCGCGCAGCCGGACACTGACCGCGCTGGATGCCGCGCTGGCCGCCCTGCCCAAGCCGGAACTGGTCGATGCCAAAGGAAACAGCGCGCTGCATGTGCTGGCGGGCAGCAGGCCTGCGGCGGACCTGGCCGCGATGTTCATGGCGATGGCGCGGGCCGGGGCGCGGCCTGATCTGGCCAATGCGCGCGGCGCCACGCCCGCAAAAATCGCGGCCGGGGCGCAGACCGAAGTGCGCAACGCCTTCCTTGCCGCCTTTCCTCAGGCGCAGGCGGGGCAGGCTTCTCCGGCAACATAA
- a CDS encoding AEC family transporter, producing the protein MLSILGITLPIFALILAGWGARRIGVMGPMASGEINRYVVNLALPALLFDIVANAKIATIWQPGFMAAFALGGAAVFALALGVSMSRGRPLADAAIDGLNAGYANTGFIGFPLLLAVLGPSSLAPTLIASILTVCVIFALALVLLEIGLQAQAHPLHMARKVALSLARNPLLVAPALGAAVLLSGFGVAGPVNAFLKLLGGSASPCALVGLGLFLAEKRDEKASWSAIGALCVVKLVLHPALTWFLAARVFHLAPGLTHAAVLLAALPTGTGPFMVAEYYRREAALTSATILFTTIAALGSLMVWMTVM; encoded by the coding sequence ATGCTCTCGATTCTTGGCATTACCCTGCCGATCTTTGCGCTCATTCTGGCCGGATGGGGCGCGCGGCGCATCGGCGTGATGGGCCCGATGGCCAGCGGCGAGATCAACCGCTATGTCGTCAATCTCGCGCTGCCCGCGCTGTTGTTCGACATCGTGGCCAATGCCAAGATCGCCACCATCTGGCAGCCGGGTTTCATGGCGGCTTTCGCGCTGGGCGGGGCGGCGGTCTTTGCTCTCGCGCTGGGGGTGAGCATGAGCCGGGGGCGGCCGCTGGCCGATGCGGCGATCGACGGGCTGAACGCGGGCTATGCCAACACCGGCTTCATCGGCTTTCCGCTGCTGCTGGCGGTGCTGGGGCCGTCCTCGCTGGCGCCCACGCTGATCGCCTCGATCCTGACGGTCTGCGTGATTTTCGCTCTTGCGCTGGTCCTGCTGGAAATCGGGCTTCAGGCGCAGGCCCATCCCCTGCACATGGCGCGCAAGGTCGCGCTCTCGCTGGCGCGCAACCCTTTGCTGGTGGCGCCCGCGCTGGGCGCGGCGGTTCTGCTTTCGGGGTTTGGCGTGGCGGGGCCGGTCAATGCCTTTCTCAAGCTGCTGGGCGGATCGGCCTCGCCCTGCGCGCTGGTCGGGCTGGGCCTGTTTCTGGCCGAAAAACGCGACGAGAAGGCCTCCTGGTCCGCCATCGGCGCGCTCTGCGTGGTCAAACTGGTGCTGCACCCGGCGCTGACATGGTTTCTGGCGGCCCGCGTGTTCCACCTTGCCCCCGGCCTGACCCATGCGGCGGTCCTGTTGGCCGCCCTGCCCACGGGCACCGGGCCTTTCATGGTCGCCGAATATTACCGCCGCGAAGCCGCGCTTACCTCGGCCACGATCCTGTTCACCACCATCGCCGCGCTGGGATCGCTGATGGTGTGGATGACGGTGATGTAG